A single genomic interval of Trichosurus vulpecula isolate mTriVul1 chromosome 6, mTriVul1.pri, whole genome shotgun sequence harbors:
- the LOC118853904 gene encoding cysteine and glycine-rich protein 2-like, with translation MPNWEGGNKCGACGRTVYHAEEVQCDGRSFHRCCFLCMVCRKNLDSTTVAIHDDEVYCKSCYGKKYGPKGYGYGQGAGTLNMDRGERLGIKPENVQPHRPTTNPNTSKFAQKFGGAEKCSRCGDSVYAAEKVIGAGKPWHKNCFRCAKCGKSLESTTLTEKEGEIYCKGCYAKNFGPKGFGYGQGAGALVHAQ, from the coding sequence ATGCCTAACTGGGAAGGTGGTAACAAATGTGGGGCCTGTGGAAGAACTGTGTACCATGCTGAAGAGGTGCAATGTGATGGAAGAAGCTTCCACAGATGCTGTTTTCTGTGCATGGTTTGCAGGAAAAATTTAGACAGCACAACTGTGGCAATTCATGACGATGAGGTCTACTGCAAATCCTGCTATGGAAAGAAGTATGGACCCAAGGGGTACGGCTATGGCCAAGGAGCAGGCACACTTAACATGGACAGAGGAGAGAGGCTGGGCATCAAACCTGAGAATGTGCAACCTCACAGGCCCACGACAAATCCAAATACTTCCAAATTTGCTCAGAAATTTGGAGGAGCTGAGAAGTGTTCCAGATGTGGGGATTCAGTGTATGCCGCAGAGAAAGTAATAGGAGCAGGAAAGCCTTGGCACAAAAATTGTTTCCGGTGTGCTAAGTGTGGAAAGAGCCTTGAGTCAACAACTCTGAccgagaaagaaggggaaatctATTGCAAAGGTTGCTATGCAAAGAACTTTGGACCAAAGGGTTTTGGTTACGGCCAAGGAGCAGGAGCCCTTGTCCATGCACAGTAA